In Camelina sativa cultivar DH55 chromosome 16, Cs, whole genome shotgun sequence, a single window of DNA contains:
- the LOC104750875 gene encoding equilibrative nucleotide transporter 1-like, translated as MTTADKSAGIATDTEPGPETSLLLNPHEGSIRKAPSDSFHFAYIIYFTLGVGFLLPWNSFITAVDYFSYLYPSTAVDRIFAVVYFLVGLVCLSVIVVFYAHKSLATFRINLGLLLFVIALLVVPVLDLVYVKGQVGLYAGFDITSAALALSGLGDALMQGGLIGVAGEMPERYMQAVVAGTAGSGVLVSLLRILTKAVYPQNPDGLRKSANLYFAVGIVVMVICAVLFNIVHRLPVIKYHEERKKEELIKEKSQEKGSLTGSVWRKTLWEIVTKIKSHGFGIILLYMVTLSIFPGYITEDVHSEVLNDWYPVLLIAAYNVFDLVGKSLTAVYMLMDEKIAVGGCIARLLFYPLFWGCLHGPMFLRTEIPVTILTCLLGLTNGYLTSVLIILAPKSVPLKHAETAGIVTVMFLVIGLAAGSVIAWFWVI; from the exons atgaCCACCGCCGATAAATCCGCCGGAATCGCAACTGACACGGAACCAGGACCGGAAACTTCTCTTCTCCTCAATCCACACGAAGGATCAATCAGAAAAGCTCCTTCTGATTCCTTCCACTTCGCTTACATCATCTACTTCACCCTCGGTGTTGGCTTCCTTCTTCCATGGAACTCTTTCATCACCGCCGTCGATTACTTCTCTTACCTCTACCCTTCCACCGCCGTCGATCGGATCTTCGCCGTTGTCTATTTCCTCGTTGGTCTCGTATGTCTCTCCGTTATCGTTGTCTTCTATGCTCATAAGAGCCTCGCTACCTTTAGAATCAATCTCGGCCTCTTGCTTTTCGTTATCGCCTTGCTTGTGGTTCCTGTTTTGGATCTGGTTTATGTCAAAGGACAGGTCGGTTTATACGCCGGATTCGATATAACCTCCGCAGCCCTTGCGCTTTCCGGTCTCGGTGATGCACTTATGCAGGGAGGTTTGATCGGCGTCGCCGGTGAAATGCCTGAGAGGTATATGCAAGCTGTTGTCGCCGGAACTGCTGGCTCCG GTGTTCTTGTTTCACTATTGAGGATCTTGACTAAAGCTGTGTACCCTCAAAACCCTGATGGTTTGAGAAAGAGTGCGAATCTATACTTTGCTGTGGGGATTGTTGTTATGGTGATCTGTGCTGTGTTGTTCAACATAGTTCATAGACTTCCGGTGATCAAGTACCACGAAGAGCGTAAAAAGGAAGAACTAATCAAAGAGAAGAGTCAAGAGAAAGGTTCTTTAACAGGATCAGTGTGGAGAAAGACACTCTGGGAGATCGTGACGAAGATTAAGTCTCATGGTTTTGGGATCATTCTTCTATACATGGTGACGTTGTCGATATTCCCTGGCTACATTACGGAGGATGTTCATTCGGAGGTTCTTAATGATTGGTACCCTGTGCTACTCATTGCAGCCTACAACGTGTTTGACTTGGTTGGCAAGTCTCTCACCGCTGTTTACATGCTGATGGATGAGAAAATAGCTGTTGGTGGTTGCATTGCCAGGCTCTTGTTTTACCCTCTCTTCTGGGGTTGCTTACACGGTCCGATGTTTCTTAGGACTGAGATTCCGGTAACTATACTGACATGCTTATTGGGACTCACCAACGGGTACTTGACAAGCGTCTTGATTATTCTGGCTCCCAAATCGGTTCCATTGAAACACGCAGAGACCGCAGGTATTGTCACTGTGATGTTCTTGGTTATTGGTTTGGCCGCTGGGTCTGTCATTGCTTGGTTCTGGGTCATCTGA
- the LOC104750876 gene encoding protein NUCLEAR FUSION DEFECTIVE 6, chloroplastic/mitochondrial-like — MAANGMRRALQVSSSSAKILFGRSSAASSGSKIGKSAGIAFGNGSSSTSSSTRPSLRRLTFSRVPVELSAGVSLVPLHSVTASALLTSLLSLSNQNWSCLSEGFASTL, encoded by the exons ATGGCGGCCAACGGCATGAGAAGAGCTCTTCAGGTATCGTCATCGTCGGCGAAGATACTCTTCGGTCGTTCATCAGCGGCGTCTTCTGGTTCTAAGATCGGAAAATCCGCCGGAATTGCTTTCGGGAATGGatcatcttctacttcttcttcaactcgTCCCTCACTTCGTAGACTCACATTCTCAAG GGTACCTGTGGAACTGAGTGCAGGGGTTTCACTTGTACCTTTACATAGTGTTACTGCTTCAGCTTTGCTCACTTCGTTGCTATCTCTCAGCAATCAAAACTGGAGTTGCTTATCTGAAG GATTTGCTTCCACACTATAA
- the LOC104750878 gene encoding polygalacturonase 1 beta-like protein 3 → MLKQFLLLQSLSFIFFNVVIVGGRLIGGGFSAEQNPFTPKASLVRYWNKEIRSESPRSEFLISKASPLNAVDSATFSKLAATNSLPTRFPDFCSAANLFCFPDLGTSLEKHEEDVKFSTYEQKNFTNYGSGRPGGGDSFKNYSKDGNVETDSFRRYSRNGAGHDDKFSVYGDSSNVVEEGFNSYGTSGTGGAGEFTNYQNNVNNPTSRFTAYSDGANGRTQSFKTYTQNANAGPGQSFTSYGKNGNGIPNEFASYGVSSNVVGSGFSNYGENGNAANDTFTSYGTDGNVPQNNFKNYGAAGNSADDTFSNYRDKANVGDDSFSSYAKDSSNEKVKFVNYGQSFNPGSEKFTGYGKGAEDSRISFKTYTPNSTFKDYAKNGVAFSKYNVSTANTVGDGKTVNKWIEPGKFFRESSLKEGTVIPMPDIKDKMPKRSFLPRTIITKLPFSVSKLGEIKRIFHAGENSTMGGLITDAVTECERPPSVGETKRCVGSAEDMIDFATSVLGRSVVLRTTDNVAGSKQKVVIGKVNGINGGKVTKAVSCHQSLYPYLLYYCHSVPKVRVYEADILEIDSKKKINHGIAICHMDTSSWGATHGAFLALGSKPGRIEVCHWIFENDMNWAIAD, encoded by the exons atgctCAAAcagttccttcttctccaatccttgtcctttatcttcttcaat GTTGTTATCGTCGGAGGACGTTTAATCGGCGGCGGTTTCTCGGCGGAGCAGAATCCATTCACACCTAAAGCGTCTCTAGTCCGTTACTGGAACAAAGAGATCCGTAGCGAATCTCCCAGATCGGAGTTTTTAATCTCTAAAGCCTCGCCACTCAACGCCGTCGACTCAGCCACTTTCTCCAAACTCGCCGCCACCAACTCGCTCCCGACTCGGTTTCCCGATTTCTGCTCCGCCGCTAACCTCTTCTGTTTCCCCGATTTAGGAACGAGTCTCGAGAAACACGAAGAAGACGTCAAGTTCTCCACTTACGAACAGAAGAACTTCACTAACTACGGAAGCGGTCGTCCCGGAG GAGGCGACTCGTTCAAGAACTACTCCAAAGACGGCAATGTCGAGACCGACTCTTTCCGGAGATACAGCCGTAACGGAGCCGGACACGACGATAAATTCAGCGTCTACGGCGACAGCAGCAACGTCGTCGAGGAAGGATTCAACTCGTACGGAACATCCGGAACCGGCGGCGCCGGTGAGTTCACCAACTACCAAAACAACGTGAACAACCCGACGAGCAGATTCACGGCGTACTCCGACGGAGCAAACGGTCGAACTCAATCGTTCAAAACCTACACGCAAAACGCCAACGCCGGCCCAGGCCAATCCTTCACGAGCTACGGCAAAAACGGAAACGGGATCCCTAACGAGTTCGCCTCCTACGGCGTCTCCTCCAACGTAGTCGGCTCCGGGTTCTCAAACTACGGCGAGAACGGAAACGCCGCCAACGACACCTTCACAAGCTACGGAACCGACGGGAACGTGCCtcaaaacaatttcaaaaactaCGGCGCTGCCGGTAACTCCGCCGATGACACATTCTCGAATTACAGAGACAAGGCCAACGTCGGAGACGATTCCTTCTCCTCCTACGCCAAAGACTCGAGCAACGAGAAGGTCAAATTCGTAAATTACGGTCAATCTTTCAATCCCGGTTCGGAAAAATTCACCGGTTATGGCAAAGGAGCTGAAGACAGCAGGATCAGTTTCAAAACCTACACACCGAACTCAACCTTCAAGGACTACGCCAAAAACGGCGTCGCTTTCTCTAAATACAACGTCTCGACAGCGAACACAGTCGGCGATGGCAAAACCGTGAATAAGTGGATCGAACCGGGCAAATTCTTTAGGGAGTCGTCGCTCAAAGAAGGCACAGTGATTCCCATGCCTGACATCAAAGATAAAATGCCTAAAAGGTCGTTTTTACCCCGGACTATAATTACTAAACTACCCTTCTCCGTTTCGAAGCTCGGAGAGATCAAGAGGATCTTCCACGCCGGTGAGAACTCGACGATGGGAGGCTTAATCACCGACGCGGTGACGGAGTGCGAGAGACCTCCGAGCGTCGGGGAGACGAAGCGGTGCGTCGGATCCGCGGAGGACATGATCGATTTCGCGACTTCGGTTCTTGGTCGGAGCGTGGTGCTGAGGACGACGGACAACGTGGCGGGGTCGAAGCAGAAGGTGGTGATCGGAAAAGTCAACGGGATAAACGGCGGGAAGGTGACGAAAGCGGTGTCGTGTCACCAGAGCTTGTACCCGTACCTGTTGTATTACTGCCACTCCGTGCCTAAGGTTCGGGTGTACGAAGCTGATATCTTGGAGATTGATAGCAAGAAGAAGATTAACCACGGGATTGCCATCTGTCACATGGACACGTCATCATGGGGTGCGACTCATGGAGCTTTCTTAGCTCTCGGGTCTAAACCGGGTCGGATCGAAGTGTGTCACTGGATTTTTGAGAACGACATGAACTGGGCTATCGCTGATTAA
- the LOC104753751 gene encoding uncharacterized protein LOC104753751, producing the protein TGIKPTREHRSSMLQVTDIVPIGLDEKSLEPKQGFLIKVSDSSNSIYVSLPSDQDDVVLSNKLQLGQFIYVDRLEPGSPVPVIKGAKPIPGRHPLLGTPEPLMGLKGKAEQETVSKPRRGSWGQNVDVSSPFVVKPMPLDFEHSTPAKRSVSARFAASPIRRGRGVRCSFGGGVLGRTEGGESPATAMLRKSCAVPSASKFPRSRSVCDREAKKNNNTSASLLISPFKFSLEAQEDVVVPLSTSKRSTSIRQEKVIKPEKDTNLLGRLNTLSKEATQLRETAQKIALQALREATATETVVRHIKTFANLSKSAKAECPTACLEKFMQFHEEMAQTVTEITSIEAAALDAENKSENINTRTEKRKPREEESSSILHEIAYNSIDQEKRRSKRRIILKQQSEGSLRSNDENKNPACGGIGNTIRLAKEIEDEAANWFMDFIEMALEKGMKKSKGPDDXXXXXXXXSLILSVLNWIEVAQSDSNNNNKRRACHPKASKITRKLRIKLKNP; encoded by the exons ACAGGAATCAAACCAACCAGAGAGCACCGGAGCTCTATGTTACAAGTCACAGATATCGTCCCCATCGGTCTCGACGAGAAGTCTCTGGAGCCTAAACAAGGGTTTCTCATCAAAGTCTCTGATTCCTCTAACTCGATCTACGTCTCTCTTCCTTCAGACCAAGACGACGTCGTTCTCAGCAACAAGCTGCAGCTTGGTCAGTTTATCTACGTCGATCGGCTCGAACCCGGATCCCCTGTTCCTGTCATCAAAGGCGCTAAGCCAATCCCTGGTCGACACCCATTGCTCGGGACGCCGGAGCCGTTGATGGGTTTGAAAGGAAAAGCCGAACAAGAGACTGTGTCGAAGCCGAGAAGAGGGTCTTGGGGACAAAACGTCGACGTTTCGTCTCCGTTCGTTGTGAAACCAATGCCATTGGATTTTGAACATTCCACGCCGGCGAAGAGGTCTGTTTCAGCTAGATTCGCGGCGTCTCCGATCAGAAGAGGACGCGGAGTGAGATGCTCTTTCGGCGGAGGGGTTTTGGGGAGAACGGAAGGTGGTGAGAGTCCGGCGACGGCGATGTTGAGGAAGAGTTGTGCTGTTCCGTCGGCTTCGAAGTTTCCGAGAAGTAGAAGTGTCTGTGATAGAGAGGCcaagaagaataataatacaTCAGCTTCTCTTCTTATTAGTCCTTTCAAATTCTCTCTAG AGGCTCAAGAAGATGTTGTTGTTCCCTTGTCCACCTCGAAGAGGTCGACTTCTATAAGACAGGAAAAGGTGATAAAACCTGAGAAAGACACCAATCTGCTAGGAAGGCTCAACACACTCAGCAAg GAAGCAACTCAGCTGCGGGAGACAGCTCAGAAGATAGCTCTTCAGGCATTGCGTGAGGCTACAGCTACGGAAACTGTTGTCCGTCATATCAA GACGTTTGCTAATCTGAGCAAATCAGCCAAAGCTGAATGCCCCACGGCGTGCTTGGAGAAATTCATGCAGTTTCATGAAGAGATGGCACAAACTGTAACCGAAATCACATCCATTGAAGCAGCTGCTTTGGATGCTGAGAACAAGTCGGAGAACATAAACACAAGAACCGAAAAACGGaaaccaagagaagaagagtcttCTTCTATCCTGCATGAAATCGCCTATAATTCGATCGATCAGGAGAAAAGGAGATCAAAGAGGCGGATTATTCTGAAGCAGCAGAGTGAAGGATCATTAAGATCAAATGATGAGAACAAGAACCCAGCTTGTGGAGGGATAGGCAACACGATCAGGTTGGCAAAGGAGATTGAGGACGAAGCTGCAAACTGGTTCATGGACTTCATCGAAATGGCTCTGGAGAAAGGTATGAAGAAATCTAAAGGCCCTGATGAT NNNNNNNNNNNNNNNNNNNNNNNATCTCTGATTCTCAGTGTTCTAAACTGGATTGAAGTCGCACAGTCtgatagcaacaacaacaacaagagacgTGCATGCCATCCAAAAGCATCAAAGATCACTAGAAAGCTCAGAATTAAATTGAAGAATCCTTGA
- the LOC104753749 gene encoding MADS-box transcription factor PHERES 2-like — MKYLLIENEASRKRSFIKRKKGMMKKLAELSTLCDVKMCAVIYSPYTPDPEAWPSREGAEKVLSDFMEVPMDDRNKRMVDQEGFLRKRIAKEEAELQKLRTENQNFEMQNMMFGCLKGEIDVHKLGEKNLQDLSSFVDTYIDKLTYRMQNFMENGASSSRLPPSVVADAVAVPVGDYDHMNQNQDQQKSIQRQKDEEPMGSNHHQPKTDGLAINAADIGAPNTTNK, encoded by the exons ATGAAGTATTTGCTTATAGAAAACGAAGCATCGAGAAAAAGAAGCTTCATCAAACGGAAAAAAGGGATGATGAAGAAACTTGCTGAGCTGTCGACTCTCTGTGACGTCAAGATGTGTGCGGTTATCTACAGTCCGTATACCCCAGACCCTGAGGCTTGGCCATCAAGAGAAGGCGCGGAGAAAGTGTTATCAGATTTTATGGAGGTTCCGATGGACGATCGGAATAAGAGGATGGTGGATCAAGAAGGTTTTCTGCGTAAGAGGATTGCTAAAGAGGAAGCGGAATTGCAAAAATTGCGTactgaaaaccaaaattttgagatGCAAAATATGATGTTTGGTTGCCTTAAAGGAGAGATTGATGTGCACAAGCTTGGTGAGAAGAATCTTCAGGATTTAAGTTCTTTTGTTGATACTTATATCGACAAGCTTACTTACAGGATGCAGAATTTTATGGAGAATGGTGCATCTTCTTCTCGTTTACCTCCTTCTGTTGTTGCAGATGCAGTTGCTGTCCCAGTTGGAGATTATGATCACATGAATCAAAATCAAGATCAGCAGAAATCGATTCAACGCCAAA aagatgaagaacccaTGGGCTCGAACCATCACCAACCTAAAACTGATGGTCTCGCTATCAACGCTGCTGATATTGGTGCTCCTAATACCACCAACAAGTGA
- the LOC104753750 gene encoding MADS-box transcription factor PHERES 2-like, whose translation MKRKMKYLLIENEASRKRSFIKRKKGMMKKLAELSTLCDVKMCAVIYSPYTPDPEAWPSREGAEKVISDFMEVPMDDRNKRMVDQEGFLRKRIAKEEAKLQKLRTESQNFEIQNIMFGCLKGEIDVHKLGEKDLQDLSSFVDTYIDKLTYRMQNFMENGESSSRLPPSVVADAVAVPIGDYGHMNQNQDQQKSMQRQSDFLIELFRKIPQKIHQFNMNVNLDLNLNLNSNQNMILDLNQIPNVEEDEDSMGSNHHQPKN comes from the coding sequence atgaaaagaaaaatgaagtaTTTGCTTATAGAAAACGAAGCATCGAGAAAAAGAAGCTTCATCAAACGGAAAAAAGGGATGATGAAGAAACTTGCTGAGCTGTCGACTCTCTGTGACGTCAAGATGTGTGCGGTTATCTACAGTCCGTATACCCCAGACCCTGAGGCTTGGCCATCAAGAGAAGGCGCTGAGAAAGTGATATCAGATTTTATGGAGGTTCCGATGGACGATCGGAATAAAAGGATGGTGGATCAAGAAGGTTTTCTGCGTAAGAGGATTGCTAAAGAGGAAGCGAAATTGCAAAAATTGCGTACTGAGAGCCAAAATTTTGAGATTCAAAATATTATGTTTGGTTGTCTTAAAGGAGAGATTGATGTGCATAAGCTTGGTGAGAAGGATCTTCAGGATTTAAGTTCTTTTGTTGATACTTATATAGACAAGCTTACTTACAGGATGCAGAACTTTATGGAGAATGGTGAATCTTCTTCTCGTTTACCTCCTTCTGTTGTTGCAGATGCAGTTGCTGTCCCAATTGGAGATTATGGTCACATGAATCAAAATCAAGATCAGCAGAAATCGATGCAACGCCAAAGTGATTTTCTTATTGAACTTTTTCGAAAGATTCCACAGAAAATTCATCAATTCAATATGAATGTGAATCTGGatttgaatctgaatctgaattcgaaccaaaatatgattttggatttgaatcaaATTCCTaatgttgaagaagatgaagactcCATGGGCTCGAACCATCACCAACCTAAAAACTGA